The following proteins are encoded in a genomic region of Sneathiella marina:
- a CDS encoding DNA polymerase III subunit delta' → MTEIPASDVLDNYPHPQNSTELVGHVQAEKNFVENFTSGRFHHAWLVTGAKGVGKATFAYRAAKFLLSSASSGGLFGPPETLESDPADPAISLIKSGAHPNLAILKRQYDAKGKKLFSVIRVDDVRSLTNFFRMTAAEGSWRVVIIDTIDDMNNNAANAILKILEEPPEKTVFLLLSHTPADLLPTIRSRCRLLPLKPLKTEDLRQVLTPYMMELDSAQAAMLVSLAEGSPGKAMQLLETGGLDIFAGFLQIFRNYPRLDAEKLHGLADISARKDGENVYRTICDLYPWWISRLVRAASNDFNMNDLSAEETDIMRKMISGNSLVHWVDLWEKGNRLMAKADSINLDRKQVVLNLFLNVERMLPKK, encoded by the coding sequence GTGACGGAAATTCCGGCCTCGGATGTGCTGGATAATTACCCACACCCCCAAAATTCAACAGAGCTTGTCGGGCACGTTCAAGCGGAAAAGAATTTTGTGGAGAATTTCACCAGCGGCCGATTTCACCATGCATGGCTCGTCACCGGAGCGAAGGGGGTAGGGAAAGCAACATTCGCTTATCGGGCAGCAAAATTCCTCTTAAGCTCAGCGTCATCAGGTGGTTTGTTTGGACCTCCTGAAACGTTGGAAAGCGATCCTGCAGACCCAGCCATTTCACTGATCAAGTCGGGAGCCCATCCGAATCTTGCGATCCTCAAACGACAATATGACGCAAAGGGCAAAAAACTATTCAGCGTTATCCGTGTCGATGATGTTCGGTCGCTCACCAATTTCTTTAGAATGACGGCAGCTGAAGGAAGCTGGCGGGTAGTCATTATTGATACAATTGACGACATGAACAATAATGCGGCCAACGCCATATTGAAGATACTTGAAGAACCGCCCGAAAAAACAGTTTTTCTGCTGCTTTCACACACGCCAGCGGACCTTTTGCCGACTATTCGGTCTCGCTGTCGGTTACTTCCGCTAAAGCCACTTAAAACAGAAGATCTCCGCCAGGTACTTACGCCTTACATGATGGAATTGGACAGCGCGCAAGCAGCAATGCTTGTTTCGCTTGCAGAAGGCAGCCCCGGCAAAGCAATGCAATTATTGGAAACTGGAGGCCTCGATATCTTCGCCGGTTTTCTACAGATTTTTCGTAACTACCCGCGACTTGACGCTGAAAAGCTACATGGGCTAGCGGATATTTCTGCGCGTAAAGATGGCGAAAATGTATACAGAACAATCTGTGACCTGTATCCATGGTGGATATCTCGGCTTGTTCGTGCCGCCAGTAACGATTTCAATATGAACGATTTGTCAGCAGAGGAAACGGATATCATGCGGAAAATGATATCCGGCAATTCACTGGTACATTGGGTCGACTTGTGGGAGAAAGGAAATCGCCTTATGGCAAAAGCCGATTCCATTAACCTTGACCGAAAACAAGTTGTTCTCAATCTGTTTTTAAATGTAGAACGCATGTTGCCGAAAAAATAA
- a CDS encoding cupredoxin domain-containing protein codes for MKIRRNFLSGVAGATLTVTLALGSAIALAAGNHHGGHHGDKAVIGVPGEASEVTRTIEIKMFDNYYEPEEISVKKGETILFKVVNAGELVHEFNIGTAATHAAHQEEMMMMMEHGVLEADKINHEMMKMDMGNGKTMDHNDPNSALLAPADSAEIIWKFADGGELEFACNVPGHYDAGMMGEFSIE; via the coding sequence ATGAAAATCAGACGTAACTTTTTATCCGGCGTTGCCGGAGCGACACTCACTGTAACCCTCGCATTAGGCTCTGCCATTGCTCTAGCGGCCGGTAATCATCATGGTGGACACCATGGCGATAAAGCGGTCATTGGCGTCCCTGGCGAGGCTTCTGAGGTCACCCGTACAATCGAAATCAAAATGTTCGACAACTATTACGAACCAGAGGAGATTTCGGTGAAAAAAGGTGAAACCATCCTTTTCAAGGTTGTCAATGCAGGTGAGCTTGTCCATGAGTTCAATATTGGCACCGCCGCGACCCATGCAGCTCATCAGGAAGAAATGATGATGATGATGGAGCATGGTGTCCTTGAGGCCGATAAAATCAATCATGAAATGATGAAAATGGATATGGGAAATGGCAAGACCATGGACCATAACGATCCGAACAGTGCACTGCTGGCACCGGCGGATTCCGCTGAAATCATCTGGAAGTTCGCCGACGGAGGTGAACTGGAGTTTGCTTGCAATGTCCCGGGTCATTATGACGCCGGCATGATGGGCGAATTCAGCATTGAATAG
- a CDS encoding D-alanyl-D-alanine carboxypeptidase family protein — translation MSQRLSIIRRNIVVWAVCLGFTAGTAQALDTPAREAFVFDMNTGTVLMEKNADELMPPASMSKLMTVTMVLERLKEGSLKMEDTLPVSEAAWKKGGSKMFVRVDTRVKISDLLRGVIIQSGNDACIVIAEGLAGSEEAFGDAMTARARELGMEKSVFKNATGWPHPEHRMTARELGILAKYIIENFPEYYGIFSEIDFTFSDIKQGNRNPLLYKSTGADGLKTGHTEESGYGLVGSAKRDDRRLIVVLNGLTSAKERSREGERLLEWGFREFGNYSLFKPGDIVDNARVWLGETDTVPLTVEEGVTITLSRQERKSMVVKVAYNEPIPAPILKGTPVAQLLIEIPDKEVITVPLIATENIARPGVVRRLTSAVEYLIFGPSAQ, via the coding sequence ATGTCACAGAGATTATCGATAATACGCCGGAATATTGTAGTATGGGCTGTTTGTCTTGGCTTCACTGCCGGGACTGCTCAGGCCCTTGACACACCAGCCCGGGAAGCGTTCGTATTCGATATGAATACCGGAACCGTGTTAATGGAAAAGAACGCCGACGAACTGATGCCGCCGGCATCCATGAGCAAGCTGATGACCGTGACAATGGTCTTGGAGCGTCTCAAAGAAGGGTCACTCAAAATGGAGGATACCCTTCCGGTCAGCGAAGCTGCCTGGAAAAAAGGCGGCTCGAAAATGTTTGTGCGGGTTGATACTCGGGTAAAAATATCGGACCTTTTGCGCGGTGTCATCATCCAATCAGGAAATGATGCCTGTATTGTGATCGCTGAAGGATTGGCCGGATCTGAAGAAGCCTTTGGCGATGCAATGACAGCCCGGGCACGCGAACTGGGTATGGAAAAAAGCGTTTTCAAGAATGCAACCGGATGGCCACATCCTGAGCATCGCATGACGGCCCGCGAATTGGGAATATTAGCGAAATATATTATTGAAAACTTTCCGGAGTATTACGGGATATTCAGTGAAATTGATTTTACATTTAGTGACATCAAACAAGGAAATCGAAATCCGCTTCTGTATAAAAGTACAGGGGCTGACGGACTTAAAACAGGCCATACAGAAGAATCTGGATATGGTCTTGTCGGATCTGCAAAACGCGATGATCGCCGCCTAATTGTTGTTCTTAACGGCTTAACCAGTGCAAAGGAACGAAGCCGGGAGGGCGAGCGCCTGCTGGAATGGGGTTTCCGGGAATTTGGCAATTATAGCCTTTTTAAGCCCGGTGATATTGTCGACAATGCGCGCGTCTGGCTCGGTGAAACAGATACAGTCCCTTTGACTGTTGAAGAGGGCGTGACCATCACTCTTTCCCGTCAGGAAAGAAAGTCTATGGTGGTGAAAGTTGCTTATAACGAACCTATACCCGCACCGATCTTAAAAGGCACACCGGTTGCCCAACTTCTTATCGAAATTCCTGATAAAGAAGTAATTACTGTACCGTTGATTGCAACGGAAAATATTGCCCGGCCTGGTGTCGTCCGGCGGCTAACATCTGCCGTGGAGTACCTTATTTTTGGGCCTTCAGCGCAATAA
- a CDS encoding c-type cytochrome, translated as MNLSDKNKGILFIALALIAVGAYLWLTSDEPENQIGRPIVVVEIPELSIVARSGEQAFLKNCASCHGDNAAGLEGKAPPLVHRIYEPSHHGDLAFERAVKNGVRAHHWPFGNMPPVDGITGTEIQNIILYVRELQRANEIN; from the coding sequence ATGAACCTATCAGATAAAAACAAGGGTATACTCTTTATCGCTTTGGCCTTGATCGCTGTCGGGGCTTACCTTTGGCTCACTTCAGATGAACCGGAAAATCAAATCGGGCGACCCATAGTTGTCGTTGAAATTCCCGAGTTATCGATTGTTGCACGGTCTGGCGAGCAGGCATTTCTGAAAAACTGCGCTTCTTGCCACGGCGATAACGCTGCCGGGTTGGAAGGCAAGGCGCCGCCGCTTGTGCATCGAATATACGAGCCTAGCCATCATGGCGATTTGGCTTTTGAAAGAGCTGTCAAAAATGGGGTGCGAGCCCATCATTGGCCCTTTGGGAATATGCCGCCTGTGGACGGCATAACCGGCACTGAAATTCAAAATATAATTCTGTACGTTCGGGAGCTACAACGAGCAAATGAGATAAATTAG
- a CDS encoding DUF4396 domain-containing protein — protein sequence MSFTETVVGINWACRPTWRRASVNTLWCLVGCSIGDMGTILFFQLTGIPWPTLAIMALAIVNGLLTSIALETIVLSRQMVFKLAFKTAIGMSLISMISMEVAMNYIDYLFTGGARLTLWVLPLMWFAGFITPLPYNYWRLKALGKACH from the coding sequence ATGAGCTTCACAGAAACTGTTGTCGGAATTAACTGGGCCTGTCGACCAACTTGGCGGCGTGCCTCGGTCAATACTTTATGGTGTCTGGTCGGGTGCTCGATCGGTGATATGGGAACCATACTATTCTTTCAGCTTACAGGCATTCCTTGGCCGACTTTGGCAATAATGGCGCTTGCCATTGTCAATGGGCTATTGACCTCCATTGCCTTGGAGACAATAGTTTTATCGCGTCAGATGGTTTTCAAATTGGCATTTAAAACTGCCATTGGCATGTCCCTGATTTCGATGATATCGATGGAGGTTGCCATGAACTACATAGACTATCTTTTTACTGGTGGGGCCAGATTGACATTGTGGGTCCTGCCTCTGATGTGGTTCGCCGGGTTTATTACGCCGCTTCCTTACAATTACTGGCGCCTAAAAGCGTTAGGTAAAGCGTGTCACTGA
- the tmk gene encoding dTMP kinase, giving the protein MQDGEQFPGRFITLEGGDGSGKSTQARLLSDFLKTKSIDVLLTREPGGAPGADEIRELILTGEPDRWDAVGETLLFYASRRNHLRLTVWPALEKGQWVISDRFADSTMAYQGYGNQLGEDVVSKVHDFAVGNFKPDLTFVFDMPAEEGLRRTDDRLHDEDRFEKMDIAFHERLRDGFLDIAQKNPDRCVVIDATKSIDAVQSELRRITLERLLA; this is encoded by the coding sequence ATGCAGGATGGTGAGCAGTTTCCAGGCAGATTTATAACTCTTGAAGGTGGCGATGGCAGTGGGAAATCCACGCAAGCTCGTCTGCTGAGTGATTTTCTTAAAACTAAATCGATTGATGTTTTGTTGACAAGAGAACCTGGCGGCGCCCCAGGGGCTGACGAAATTCGCGAACTTATCCTAACCGGTGAGCCAGATCGCTGGGACGCCGTAGGGGAAACATTGCTATTCTATGCATCAAGAAGAAATCATTTGCGCCTGACTGTCTGGCCGGCGCTTGAGAAGGGTCAATGGGTAATTTCCGATCGCTTTGCAGACTCGACAATGGCGTATCAAGGCTATGGTAACCAATTGGGTGAAGATGTTGTAAGCAAAGTACATGATTTTGCTGTTGGTAATTTCAAACCAGACTTAACTTTTGTCTTTGATATGCCAGCGGAAGAGGGGCTTCGCAGGACCGATGATCGACTTCACGATGAGGATCGCTTTGAAAAAATGGATATTGCATTTCATGAACGACTGAGAGATGGTTTTCTTGACATTGCGCAGAAAAACCCTGATCGGTGCGTAGTAATTGATGCGACAAAATCGATTGACGCGGTGCAGTCAGAGCTGCGGCGGATAACTCTTGAAAGGCTATTGGCGTGA
- a CDS encoding lytic murein transglycosylase produces the protein MAKQSTRFIFSSLLCICFLAFAKPGFAAKEKFDVWLANVKTEALAKGISQPTIDAAFANVKILERVVALDRKQPETVETFQQYMKKRLPKSLVDTGKARLNENREVLEEVGRKYGVQPRFIVALWGVETRFGKYTGGFSVIDALTTLAYDNRRAAYFRKELFLALQILEEKHIAAADMKGSWAGAMGQSQFMPSSFVNFAEDHDEDGRTDIWTTKADVFASAANYLSKSGWKGDQTWGREVTLPEGFDVSLVSLKVSKPMQDWQDLGVRKASGQNLPSRQLKGSLVQPKGGNGQTFLVYNNYRTILKWNRSTYFAMSVGQLADLIGDG, from the coding sequence ATGGCAAAGCAATCGACGCGTTTTATTTTTTCGTCTTTGTTATGCATTTGTTTTCTGGCTTTCGCAAAGCCGGGATTTGCGGCCAAAGAAAAATTTGATGTTTGGCTGGCCAATGTCAAAACAGAAGCCCTTGCAAAGGGCATATCCCAACCGACTATCGATGCTGCATTTGCAAATGTGAAAATCCTTGAACGGGTTGTGGCGCTAGATCGCAAACAACCCGAAACTGTTGAGACCTTTCAGCAATACATGAAAAAACGACTTCCTAAATCACTTGTTGACACAGGCAAGGCGAGACTGAACGAAAACCGGGAGGTTCTTGAGGAAGTTGGCAGAAAATATGGCGTGCAGCCGAGATTTATCGTCGCTTTATGGGGCGTGGAAACACGCTTTGGCAAGTATACTGGTGGATTTAGTGTAATCGACGCCTTGACAACGCTTGCGTATGACAACCGACGCGCAGCCTATTTCCGAAAAGAACTTTTTCTTGCCTTACAAATCTTGGAAGAAAAGCATATTGCCGCAGCTGACATGAAGGGCTCTTGGGCCGGCGCGATGGGTCAATCACAGTTTATGCCCTCCAGTTTCGTGAATTTTGCTGAAGATCATGACGAAGACGGCAGAACCGATATCTGGACGACAAAGGCGGATGTCTTTGCCTCCGCTGCCAATTACCTATCAAAATCGGGGTGGAAAGGCGACCAGACTTGGGGCAGGGAGGTCACTCTTCCCGAAGGATTTGATGTGTCGCTGGTTAGCCTGAAAGTGTCCAAACCCATGCAGGACTGGCAGGATTTGGGCGTTAGAAAAGCGTCTGGCCAGAATTTGCCGTCCCGGCAGCTTAAGGGTTCCCTGGTTCAGCCAAAAGGTGGCAATGGGCAGACATTCCTTGTTTATAACAATTACCGGACAATTCTGAAATGGAACCGGTCGACGTATTTTGCAATGTCTGTCGGACAGCTTGCCGATCTTATCGGTGACGGTTAG
- a CDS encoding copper resistance system multicopper oxidase encodes MTKTLMRALSLGLMTNMGATLLPVLVYAGTYDLTVDKVLIDTGEFTKEGIGYNGKSPGPVLRFKEGEEVTINVANNLDETTSIHWHGLILPYQMDGVPKISFPGIKPGETFTYKFPIVQSGTHWFHSHSEFQEPDGAYGSIVIEPKKKEPFRFDRDYVVQFTDKHPHSGKRIMRNLKMAADYYNRKQQTLSDFFSDVKKNGFGETVTGRMDWGGMRMMASDIEDVQGFTPLINGMGPDQNWTGIFTPKERVRLRFINSSAMTYFDVRIPGLKMTVVAGDGNYVQPVTVDELRIGVAETYDVIVRPKEDKAYTIFGASMGRTAYARGTLAPREGMVAAIPEMTERPLLTMADMGMDHGNMVGMDHSSMKKMDHSNMKGMDHSNMKGMGSEEDAFYAVGSGLAPAAANGGKFLSYSDLKAQKPIYEHRKATREIELRLTGNMERYIWSINGVKYEDAEPLKLQYGERVRFKFVNETMMTHPMHLHGMWSILDVGAGKWNPAKHTISVAPGTTVYSETEVDAEGQWAFHCHLSYHADAGMFRKVVVEGGPKSASLNSSEEGVLQ; translated from the coding sequence ATGACAAAAACGCTTATGCGCGCACTCTCGCTTGGTCTGATGACCAACATGGGAGCAACGTTACTCCCGGTACTGGTTTATGCTGGAACATATGATCTGACCGTCGACAAGGTTTTGATCGATACAGGCGAATTCACCAAGGAAGGGATCGGCTATAACGGCAAGTCGCCGGGGCCGGTTCTGCGCTTCAAAGAAGGGGAAGAGGTTACAATCAACGTGGCCAACAATCTGGATGAGACAACGTCTATTCACTGGCATGGCCTTATCCTACCCTATCAAATGGATGGTGTCCCCAAAATCAGTTTTCCCGGGATCAAACCCGGTGAGACATTTACCTACAAATTCCCGATTGTTCAGTCCGGTACCCACTGGTTTCATAGCCATTCAGAGTTTCAGGAGCCGGATGGTGCCTACGGATCGATTGTCATCGAGCCCAAGAAAAAGGAGCCATTTCGGTTTGACCGGGACTATGTCGTGCAGTTTACGGATAAACATCCCCACTCCGGAAAGCGGATTATGCGGAACCTGAAAATGGCCGCAGATTACTATAATCGCAAGCAACAAACTCTGAGTGATTTCTTTTCCGATGTTAAGAAAAACGGTTTTGGAGAAACGGTAACAGGTCGGATGGACTGGGGCGGCATGCGCATGATGGCCTCGGATATCGAAGATGTTCAAGGTTTCACACCGCTGATCAATGGTATGGGGCCGGACCAAAACTGGACAGGGATTTTTACGCCCAAGGAACGGGTTCGGTTGCGATTTATTAACTCCTCCGCCATGACCTATTTTGATGTCCGCATTCCCGGGTTGAAAATGACGGTAGTGGCAGGTGACGGAAACTATGTCCAGCCCGTTACCGTTGATGAACTCAGGATTGGTGTTGCAGAAACCTATGACGTGATTGTCAGGCCTAAAGAAGATAAAGCCTATACCATCTTCGGCGCCAGCATGGGCCGGACGGCTTATGCTAGGGGCACACTCGCCCCCCGGGAGGGTATGGTTGCAGCCATTCCAGAAATGACGGAACGGCCACTTCTGACCATGGCAGATATGGGGATGGATCATGGCAATATGGTTGGTATGGATCACTCATCAATGAAAAAGATGGACCATTCCAATATGAAAGGTATGGACCATTCGAACATGAAGGGAATGGGTTCTGAGGAAGATGCATTCTATGCCGTTGGAAGTGGTCTCGCTCCTGCAGCCGCTAACGGCGGGAAGTTTCTTTCCTATTCTGATTTAAAGGCTCAAAAGCCGATCTATGAACACCGGAAGGCAACACGTGAAATTGAACTGCGCCTCACCGGAAATATGGAACGGTATATCTGGTCGATCAATGGTGTGAAATATGAGGATGCGGAGCCACTCAAACTGCAATATGGCGAAAGGGTTCGCTTTAAATTCGTCAATGAAACCATGATGACCCACCCCATGCATCTGCATGGCATGTGGAGCATTCTGGATGTTGGTGCCGGTAAATGGAACCCTGCCAAGCATACCATTAGTGTCGCGCCTGGCACCACGGTCTATTCTGAAACCGAAGTAGACGCAGAGGGTCAATGGGCCTTTCACTGCCATCTTTCCTATCATGCAGATGCAGGCATGTTTCGCAAAGTTGTAGTAGAAGGTGGCCCGAAATCTGCCAGCTTGAACAGCTCTGAAGAAGGAGTATTGCAATGA
- a CDS encoding copper resistance protein B: protein MTHMLKLLPATLTAFTLLAPVTSLAEDPANIYYGLQIEEFEYRYGEGGEELFAYDADAFIGTDELKLRWEGDGEYDINVKKFESLSNQLALQTPISDFWDIKGGVRYTSPEGPDRWYGVIGLSGLAPQWIEVDSHLFLSEKGKLSADLDMEYQILLSNYLILTPSASVDVAFSSDREIGVGSGVNSVEAGLRLSYDVWDRAFSPYVGVVYERKFGQTANFIEAEGESADIWYAVIGAKFMF, encoded by the coding sequence ATGACGCATATGCTGAAACTCCTTCCTGCGACGCTGACGGCGTTTACTTTGCTGGCACCAGTTACCAGTCTGGCAGAAGACCCTGCCAATATTTACTATGGCCTTCAAATAGAAGAATTTGAGTATCGCTACGGAGAAGGTGGAGAAGAGCTCTTCGCCTATGATGCAGATGCCTTTATTGGCACTGACGAGCTCAAACTGCGTTGGGAAGGAGACGGAGAATATGACATCAATGTCAAAAAGTTCGAGTCCCTCTCCAACCAGCTTGCCTTGCAAACTCCTATCTCCGATTTCTGGGATATCAAGGGCGGGGTAAGATACACAAGCCCAGAGGGTCCGGATCGTTGGTATGGTGTAATTGGCTTAAGCGGCCTAGCTCCACAATGGATAGAGGTGGACAGCCATCTTTTCTTGAGTGAGAAGGGCAAACTTTCCGCTGATCTGGACATGGAATATCAAATCCTGCTTTCGAATTACCTAATCCTGACGCCGTCTGCTTCTGTGGATGTTGCCTTCTCCAGTGACCGGGAGATTGGTGTTGGGTCCGGGGTCAATAGCGTCGAAGCGGGTTTGCGGCTGAGCTATGACGTTTGGGACAGAGCTTTCTCCCCTTATGTCGGAGTTGTCTATGAGCGAAAGTTCGGTCAGACCGCCAACTTTATTGAGGCGGAAGGCGAAAGCGCAGATATCTGGTATGCCGTTATCGGCGCCAAGTTCATGTTCTGA
- a CDS encoding septal ring lytic transglycosylase RlpA family protein gives MAALVVLAGCSEVNLLSYGAKTFAGDDAAKPAPVATNNTGVDRGTAKIGKPYQIDGIWYYPAEDLTYDETGIASWYGEPFHGRKTANGAVYDMNKMTAAHKTLPLPTDVRVTNLENGRSIVVTVNDRGPFAHSRIIDLSKRSAELLGIIQKGTAKVRVQVLDSDGNTTATANSQVVAKPVTPLNEKNNVTAAPRATITTDALAPPSNVKTATGPSVEPLPAPVAERPVQVVAVSTPATSTTIVSVEPVRNSEIFIQAGAFVDFSNANKLSARLSTMGPSKVSQVLVNGQDFYRVRVGPVYDIEQADQLLANLINAGHTGARIIIE, from the coding sequence ATGGCTGCTCTTGTTGTGCTCGCCGGATGTTCGGAAGTTAATTTGCTCAGTTATGGCGCAAAAACTTTTGCAGGTGATGATGCAGCAAAACCAGCCCCTGTTGCGACAAACAATACAGGCGTTGACAGAGGAACGGCAAAGATCGGAAAACCCTATCAGATTGACGGCATCTGGTATTATCCGGCCGAAGACCTGACATATGATGAAACAGGCATTGCTTCATGGTACGGAGAGCCATTTCATGGTCGGAAAACAGCAAATGGAGCTGTCTATGACATGAACAAAATGACGGCGGCTCATAAAACATTACCTTTGCCAACAGATGTGCGGGTTACAAATCTTGAAAATGGCCGTTCAATTGTCGTCACCGTAAATGACCGCGGCCCCTTTGCCCATTCTCGCATAATTGATTTGTCTAAAAGATCTGCCGAACTTCTGGGGATCATACAGAAGGGGACAGCGAAGGTTCGGGTTCAGGTACTCGATAGTGACGGAAATACGACCGCTACAGCAAATTCACAGGTTGTTGCAAAGCCGGTCACCCCGCTAAATGAAAAGAACAATGTAACCGCTGCTCCCCGTGCAACCATCACAACAGATGCTCTGGCGCCCCCTTCGAATGTCAAGACTGCTACAGGCCCAAGCGTAGAACCTCTTCCTGCGCCGGTGGCGGAACGGCCGGTGCAAGTGGTAGCTGTTAGTACGCCTGCTACCAGCACAACAATTGTCTCTGTAGAACCCGTCAGGAATTCTGAGATTTTTATTCAGGCAGGTGCGTTTGTTGACTTTAGTAATGCCAATAAACTGAGCGCACGGCTTTCAACCATGGGCCCGTCCAAAGTCAGTCAGGTCTTGGTCAATGGTCAGGATTTTTACCGCGTCCGTGTTGGTCCTGTATATGATATCGAACAAGCAGATCAACTGCTTGCAAATCTGATAAATGCTGGTCATACAGGGGCGCGCATCATAATTGAATAA
- a CDS encoding TatD family hydrolase — protein sequence MLVDSHCHLNFEQLSSQLDNVVARAGDAGVGHMLTIGTKLREFDHVLGIAEAYDNIHCSVGVHPHEAETEGDEVTTEKLIQLSQNQNVVAIGETGLDYFYEHAPRELQKKSFRIHIDAARETGLPLIVHTRNADNDTIDILREEYEKGPFTGVIHCFSSGWEVAEKSMEIGFYVSISGIVTFKTATELQDHVRKLPLEKLLVETDAPYLAPVPKRGKSNEPSFVAHTAAKVAVLKEITFEELSSVTTDNFFKLFNKIERTAK from the coding sequence ATGCTCGTCGACAGCCATTGTCACTTAAATTTTGAACAGCTATCAAGCCAGCTTGACAACGTGGTCGCCAGGGCAGGGGATGCCGGTGTCGGGCATATGCTGACAATCGGCACCAAGTTACGTGAATTTGATCACGTTCTTGGTATAGCAGAGGCATATGATAACATTCACTGCTCGGTCGGTGTCCATCCGCATGAGGCTGAAACCGAAGGTGACGAAGTCACGACGGAAAAACTAATTCAATTATCCCAAAATCAGAATGTAGTTGCCATTGGTGAAACGGGCCTGGATTACTTTTACGAACATGCGCCAAGGGAGCTGCAAAAGAAGTCCTTCAGAATTCATATCGATGCAGCTCGCGAAACCGGACTTCCCCTGATTGTTCATACTCGGAACGCCGATAACGATACAATTGACATTTTGCGTGAAGAATATGAAAAAGGGCCTTTTACCGGCGTTATTCATTGCTTTAGTTCTGGCTGGGAAGTTGCTGAAAAATCAATGGAAATTGGTTTTTATGTTTCGATTTCAGGGATTGTGACATTTAAGACGGCAACAGAATTACAAGATCATGTTCGCAAGCTTCCACTGGAAAAACTTCTTGTTGAAACCGATGCGCCATATTTAGCGCCCGTTCCAAAGCGCGGGAAATCCAACGAACCATCCTTTGTTGCGCATACAGCTGCAAAAGTCGCCGTATTAAAAGAAATAACCTTTGAGGAATTGTCTTCGGTAACAACAGATAACTTCTTCAAATTGTTCAATAAAATAGAACGGACAGCTAAATGA
- a CDS encoding MBL fold metallo-hydrolase — MKVTILGCGTSGGVPRIGNEWGACDPNEPRNRRRRCSILVEEKDTRVLIDTSPDIRQQLLDAEVDDLDAVVWTHEHADQCHGIDELRVLAIHNRRRVDVWSDHKTLSILKKRFDYCFEQLNGNSYPAILTDHLIDGPFNIGNIDFIPFDQDHGSITSLGFRMGKIGYSNDLVNLDDNGFDILSGIDTWIVDAMRYKPHPTHVNLETALEWIDRLKPRRAILTNMHVDLDYQTLINDLPDGVEPAYDGMEIEV; from the coding sequence ATGAAAGTTACGATTCTGGGATGTGGGACATCTGGCGGTGTTCCGCGAATTGGTAATGAATGGGGGGCATGCGATCCGAACGAGCCGCGGAACCGTCGGCGACGTTGCTCCATATTGGTCGAAGAAAAGGATACGCGTGTTCTCATCGATACGTCACCGGATATACGGCAACAGTTGCTGGATGCAGAGGTTGATGATCTAGATGCTGTTGTTTGGACCCATGAACATGCAGATCAATGCCATGGAATTGACGAGCTTCGGGTGCTCGCAATCCATAATCGGCGACGCGTAGATGTCTGGAGTGATCACAAAACACTTTCTATTTTGAAAAAACGTTTTGATTACTGTTTTGAGCAGCTTAACGGAAATTCTTATCCTGCCATATTAACAGACCATCTTATTGATGGCCCGTTTAATATCGGTAATATTGATTTTATTCCGTTCGATCAGGATCACGGTTCAATCACCAGTTTGGGATTCAGAATGGGAAAAATTGGATATTCCAATGATCTGGTAAATCTCGATGATAATGGCTTCGATATTTTGAGCGGTATTGATACCTGGATCGTCGATGCAATGCGCTACAAGCCGCATCCAACTCATGTTAATCTGGAAACGGCCCTTGAATGGATTGACCGGTTAAAACCTCGACGGGCAATTCTGACGAATATGCATGTTGACCTGGATTACCAAACTCTTATCAATGACTTACCTGATGGCGTTGAACCTGCCTATGACGGGATGGAAATCGAGGTTTAG